A single region of the Fusarium keratoplasticum isolate Fu6.1 chromosome 7, whole genome shotgun sequence genome encodes:
- a CDS encoding EST1-DNA-bind domain-containing protein, translating into MDKITDKWQDYLKERFPQGEGGKPTIFKCPECGAELEDAEAWRQHIASYHQHQQSQSAKKINAFNQSAQASIETDADRDNRKGHVGETSVPNNIAKSDDTRGAKHQSPPPITSSHALASPSNNRSQAHNDSDQERPHQNTSKRRLRTPDDDPRSKTPSNEAQDTSRQTQGATAAHQSSPQPRPDEDNTSVMIPQPETRPISQDQLVAEVKGIYAGLVMVETKCIEVDNAQSSNTKSKLNNDQWQALIALHRTLLHEHHDFFLASQHPSASPALRRLASKYAMPARMWRHGIHSFLELLRCRLPASLEHMLSFLYLAYSIVALLYETVPAFEDTWIECLGDLGRYRMAIEDNCIRDRETWTGVSRHWYSKASDKSPTTGRLYHHLAILARPNALQQLSYYTKSLCVLIPFPSARESIMTLFDPVLSKNPNRLAPIDAAFVRTHGILFSGKSKERLPESMDEFVGQLDSYIGRVTKRWLEAGYYIGISMGCSLLGYGAESNVLMRAMSQKPEDNDVAMDGSSIVEANPDEPFKQALDFAVRIIETVMRRWGDPNTLPFLHTVLVFMNHMTRFPGAISYLEGAFPWKLTALMLNSLLVSCEAGYEVHSDFRRPERELPRPLPEDFAMRGLIYSEDYFPSDWFKNNKIDEDEKYFELGSMVEERKDRILTLGCKIAASGSWLIWKPETRQFSVPAKYDVELEDVLV; encoded by the exons ATGGACAAAATCACAGACAAGTGGCAAGACTACCTTAAGGAACGATTTCCCCAGGGTGAAGGAGGGAAGCCAACTATTTTCAAATGCCCTGAATGCGGCGCCGAGTTggaagatgccgaggccTGGCGACAGCATATCGCATCATaccaccagcatcagcaaaGCCAGTCAGCGAAGAAGATCAATGCCTTCAACCAGTCCGCTCAAGC GTCGATCGAGACCGATGCGGATCGAGATAACCGCAAGGGCCATGTGGGCGAAACCTCCGTGCCTAacaacatcgccaagtcTGACGACACTCGCGGAGCTAAGCACCAGTCTCCTCCACCGATCACAAGCTCTCATGCGCTAGCGAGTCCCTCAAACAACCGAAGTCAAGCTCACAACGACTCTGACCAAGAGAGGCCTCATCAAAACACGTCCAAACGGCGACTCCGGACGCCAGATGATGACCCACGCTCCAAGACCCCTTCAAATGAGGCTCAAGATACATCCAGACAAACCCAAGGGGCGACTGCAGCGCACCAGAGTTCGCCTCAGCCTAGACCAGACGAGGACAATACGTCCGTCATGATCCCCCAGCCAGAGACAAGGCCCATTTCTCAAGATCAATTAGTCGCGGAAGTCAAAGGTATATACGCCGGCCTTGTTATGGTTGAAACAAAATGCATAGAGGTCGACAATGCACAATCCTCCAACACCAAGTCTAAACTCAACAACGACCAGTGGCAAGCCCTGATCGCTCTGCACAGAACTTTGTTGCATGAGCATCACGACTTCTTCCTTGCCAGCCAGCACCCATCCGCTAGCCCTGCACTGCGACGACTGGCATCCAAATACGCTATGCCTGCCCGTATGTGGCGCCACGGCATCCATTCGTTTCTCGAACTCCTGAGATGTAGGCTGCCCGCGTCTTTGGAGCACATGCTTTCGTTTTTGTATCTGGCATACAGCATTGTCGCTCTCCTATACGAGACTGTGCCTGCCTTTGAGGATACTTGGATTGAGTGCTTGGGAGATTTGGGTCGATACAGaatggccatcgaggacaaCTGTATCCGGGACCGTGAGACCTGGACTGGCGTGAGTCGCCATTGGTACAGCAAGGCTTCTGATAAGTCTCCTACAACCGGACGGCTCTATCACCACCTTGCTATTCTTGCCAGGCCCAATGCCTTGCAGCAGCTTTCATACTATACAAAGTCGCTCTGTGTCTTGATCCCCTTTCCGAGCGCCCGGGAGAGCATCATGACCTTATTTGACCCAGTGTTGAGCAAGAACCCGAACCGCCTGGCGCCAATCGATGCAGCATTTGTGAGGACTCATGGTATTCTGTTCTCCGGCAAGTCCAAGGAGAGACTGCCAGAGTCGATGGACGAGTTCGTTGGGCAGCTGGATAGCTATATTGGACGCGTGACCAAGAGATGGCTGGAAGCAGG ATACTATATCGGTATTTCAATGGGCTGCTCTCTTCTTGGCTATGGTGCCGAGTCTAACGTGCTTATGCGGGCTATGTCACAAAAGCCTGAAGATAACGACGTTGCCATGGACGGAAGCTCTATCGTGGAGGCCAATCCGGATGAGCCGTTCAAGCAGGCCCTTGACTTCGCGGTCCGAATTATCGAGACGGTGATGCGACGATGGGGTGACCCCAACACGCTCCCATTCCTGCACACCGTGCTGGTATTCATGAACCATATGACACGATTCCCAGGGGCCATTTCTTACCTTGAAGGAGCATTCCCATGGAAGCTGACAGCCTTGATGCTCAACTCCCTTCTGGTATCATGCGAGGCCGGCTACGAAGTGCACTCCGATTTCCGACGTCCTGAAAGGGAGTTGCCGCGGCCTCTACCTGAGGACTTTGCCATGCGTGGGTTGATCTACTCAGAGGATTACTTCCCCAGCGATTGGTTcaagaataataaaattgacgaggatgagaagtATTTTGAGCTGGGGTCGATGGTGGAGGAGCGAAAGGACCGCATCTTGACTCTGGGGTGCAAGATTGCCGCTTCAGGATCCTGGCTCATTTGGAAGCCAGAGACACGCCAATTCTCGGTGCCGGCCAAGTACGATGTGGAGCTAGAGGATGTCCTAGTTTGA
- a CDS encoding C2H2-type domain-containing protein, with the protein MNEIYQERECTCLARFRSDDDLNDHIEEYRSRERYHFIEAERCRTHARASDDDDQGVPGNGPYNKGGESAFETLIHPRKSRVCPHPLCHRQPPYGSRLSLRRHFLCHVEIDEVCVGCRESFTLANQFVRHIELRNDEQHNNLCKRKATYIRDTCQDLRDLADKDLEAWEKGSKRPLASLGPRPSRRPKLDRPDVTHSFPIQNANGAPYHAQLDTSLMSISDGLVDSTIPQIPCDSMDGTTGALAPIFLAVNYPQFNGGDQGSETVAYQE; encoded by the exons ATGAACGAGATCTACCAGGAGCGTGAATGCACTTGCTTAGCTCGCTTTCGGTCAGACGATGACTTAAATGACCATATTGAGGAATATCGA TCTCGAGAACGCTATCACTTCATCGAGGCCGAACGATGTCGAACCCACGCGAGAGccagtgacgatgatgatcaaGGAGTTCCCGGAAATGGGCCATACAACAAGGGTGGCGAGTCGGCGTTCGAAACTTTGATACACCCTCGAAAATCGCGTGTTTGTCCTCATCCGTTATGTCACAGACAACCACCCTATGGATCGAGGCTATCACTTCGTCGGCACTTTCTATGCC ATGTAGAGATCGATGAAGTGTGCGTGGGTTGTCGCGAGAGTTTCACACTGGCGAATCAGTTTGTGAGACATATAGAACTGCGCAACGACGAACAACACAACAATCTATGCAAGAGAAAGGCCACATATATAAGGGACACGTGTCAAGACTTGCGCGACTTGGCTGACAAAGACCTAGAGGCTTGGGAGAAAGGATCGAAGAGGCCGTTGGCCAGCTTAGGACCACGACCTTCACGGCGTCCCAAGTTGGACCGCCCTGATGTAACACACAGCTTCCCCATTCAAAACGCCAATG GCGCGCCCTACCATGCACAGCTGGATACGTCGTTGATGTCGATCTCCGATGGCCTCGTGGATTCTACCATTCCACAAATTCCCTGCGACTCTATGGATGGGACGACTGGTGCTCTAGCTCCGATCTTCCTGGCTGTGAATTATCCGCAATTCAACGGTGGAGACCAAGGCAGCGAAACTGTAGCTTATCAGGAATAG